The DNA sequence GTTGCCTAAGAAAATCCATCTGCGTTATGGgtccctataatttttaaaagggtattatttatttttgtaaacgTGATAATAATCGACCATTGTTTAGTTAGAATACTCActtgattttgtttttcataaaacTCAGAAGGATCTAGGCCAAGAAGTTTATGAGCTTCTTTCCCCAAAAAAGTGACTTCCACTTGTCCAGACGCATCAAAGACCATGAGACTAAATCTGAAGCTGTAGTAAAATCAAGTGTTCTAATATACACACTTGTACAAATAATACAAACTAAGAAAAGAGGTATTGATCGATTAGCACCTCCGATTGGCTATTCTCATATTCTTGCATGGAGTTGAGTAACACATGAACTATGTACCATATGAGGCAACTGTCTTTGTGGAACATATTGGACAACCAATGTAAAAGTAGTCTTGGTATTCATTTTCCAATCTTGCTTTAACTTTTACATTAAAGTATGTATTCtggaaaagaaattaaaaaaaaatgttaaaatcaCGTTACTTGTGCAAGTACAATATAAAGTAAGTCACCTCTTGATTCTGCAACATTTGTTCCACTTTAGTAATCTGCAGGGGTTGCTTAGGTGAGCGCAAcactttattttcaaaaaaaccACCAGTTTGTACTAACATGTTGATGGCCTCTTCATTCTCTTGCTTCCtatttatgataattataagCAAGTTAGGAACAAAAATATTTACACGATAAGGTTCTTAATTGTTATACAGATTATACAATACCATCTCTCTAGTTCAATTAGCATTTCATTCTCAGAGCTATCCAAGACAATTGACTGAGCATTGGTGGTCAGACTCAATCCTGAACATTAAAGAGAAACCATCATCAATTGTGCCTAACAATTTATGTATGTATAATTTATCACACCATGTAAAATCATGCATACCGTAATATGGCACGACTGAAAAAATCAACAACAGCAACGGTGTCCTATTCGAAATAGGTTCCAATTTAGCATAGATCTCATCGGATACAGAAGTTTCCCAAAATGTCACCACAAACGTTTCCAGCCTACATTTCCATGAATTatgttattataaaataaactaaacatatgtaaagaaataaaaaaacataaactCATCGTGTATCTAACATACTCTGTATCAATGGCAGCATACTCACGAATGACTTTACCCTGTCCTTTGACTGTGACAACCCGAGGTTCATGGGTACCAATAATGACACAAGCAGTATCTAAGTAAGAGAAGAAAATGATTAATTAACATTTAAGTCACAGTAAAATAATCCCATTCTAAAATATAATAAGTACAATAATTCTTTTCCTAAACTTACACAAAATATtgctaaaataaatataaaaatatcattttcaattCTTCAATAATTAAGTTGCTTAGCTTAACTGATCAATGTCTTTGTTGAGAGGAATTTGTGGAACTCGCAACTTGGAGTTGCTCTAAAACTTAGTCCACCAGCAGGTATCGAATCATTTGGTTCTTCATTCACCGAAGTATCTTTTCTGAACGTCCATTGGTAATTACATGTCACAATTGGATTCCTGTATTGCTTTGGATCAGAAACATAGGCTCCTTTCACCATGTAAACATTACCCTCTTGAAGCACATGTTTGAACCTATCTATATTATCATGGAATATCACGGCATCAAGAGTGTGGCcctaaaaagaacaaaaaaattaatatatgtaaCCTTTTAAAGGTAAGAAAAACTCACAACAACAACTTAAATGTAAGGGATACTCATAAACTTACCAAGCCATCACCCAAGATTAATTTCTGAAATTTATTAGGATTATTGTTAGCTTGCTTAGGTTCTTGCTTCTTGATCACTCTCACCTTGCATTTCCATTCCTTCGTTCCTGGGAGAATCTCATTCATTGGAATCAAACGCTCTTCCATTTCTTGACAACCTAATTGGATCATGGCAGTAAGTAACAAAAGCATTTGAATTACAAAACAAGCAATAACAGTT is a window from the Salvia miltiorrhiza cultivar Shanhuang (shh) unplaced genomic scaffold, IMPLAD_Smil_shh original_scaffold_419_1, whole genome shotgun sequence genome containing:
- the LOC131004564 gene encoding replication protein A 70 kDa DNA-binding subunit B-like isoform X2 → MEERLIPMNEILPGTKEWKCKVRVIKKQEPKQANNNPNKFQKLILGDGLGHTLDAVIFHDNIDRFKHVLQEGNVYMVKGAYVSDPKQYRNPIVTCNYQWTFRKDTSVNEEPNDSIPAGGLSFRATPSCEFHKFLSTKTLINTACVIIGTHEPRVVTVKGQGKVIREYAAIDTELETFVVTFWETSVSDEIYAKLEPISNRTPLLLLIFSVVPYYGLSLTTNAQSIVLDSSENEMLIELERWKQENEEAINMLVQTGGFFENKVLRSPKQPLQITKVEQMLQNQEVTYFILYLHK
- the LOC131004564 gene encoding replication protein A 70 kDa DNA-binding subunit B-like isoform X1, producing MLLLLTAMIQLGCQEMEERLIPMNEILPGTKEWKCKVRVIKKQEPKQANNNPNKFQKLILGDGLGHTLDAVIFHDNIDRFKHVLQEGNVYMVKGAYVSDPKQYRNPIVTCNYQWTFRKDTSVNEEPNDSIPAGGLSFRATPSCEFHKFLSTKTLINTACVIIGTHEPRVVTVKGQGKVIREYAAIDTELETFVVTFWETSVSDEIYAKLEPISNRTPLLLLIFSVVPYYGLSLTTNAQSIVLDSSENEMLIELERWKQENEEAINMLVQTGGFFENKVLRSPKQPLQITKVEQMLQNQEVTYFILYLHK